TTGAAATAACTTTTTTCTTTCCTCTTCTTTCTTCTATAGTTTCCTCTTCTGGTACTAATACCTTAGTAACTATATCAGAAAGTCCTAAAGTTTCTATTTTCTGTTCTAAGTCTGTTTTTACTTTTTTCTCATACCCCGAATAAGTATGAATCATAAACCATTTTCTTACTAAGCTTTTTTCCATTTTATCCTCCAAAGAGAGATACAAGCATCTTTAAAAGTCTTGAAGCAATTATATCGAAAACTCCTAAGTATATTCCTAAAAATATACTCATAACAACAACCCAACTA
The genomic region above belongs to Candidatus Cetobacterium colombiensis and contains:
- the secE gene encoding preprotein translocase subunit SecE, giving the protein MGLINDVRREYSKVQWPRRKEIVSATSWVVVMSIFLGIYLGVFDIIASRLLKMLVSLFGG